The following proteins are co-located in the Staphylococcus capitis subsp. capitis genome:
- a CDS encoding replication initiator protein A: MSNFKRITIQEFEQERFYKLYKFLFEDDYFRKLSDSAKIAYCMFRDRFELSKMNNWIDDNGNVYLIFTTKDLCEFLNCGTQKVTKIKKELENFNLLEQERLGLNKPNKIYILEPKKPSKTNNSKEFRKSKFQNNENQNSRVLKVKKQEFRKSKFNDTEFNDTEFNDTDDNDLNDLNDINNNISTTTNHSNHSNYQKNKFNNDALKFQVLEELPNQIKDYLSNFEIREIRIIKSVLLKGKKSFNNKNNTYYRLEDVEFEIINVLKRFKAMLLQKNETVEAMQGYLMQSIKSELEELHALNMRRQNMHKYNIFNE, from the coding sequence ATGTCAAACTTTAAAAGAATTACAATACAAGAATTTGAACAAGAAAGATTTTATAAACTATATAAATTTTTATTTGAAGATGATTATTTTAGAAAGCTTAGTGACTCTGCAAAAATTGCTTACTGTATGTTTAGAGATCGATTCGAATTATCTAAAATGAATAATTGGATTGATGACAATGGTAATGTATATTTAATATTTACTACTAAAGATTTATGTGAATTTTTAAATTGCGGAACTCAAAAAGTAACTAAAATCAAAAAAGAATTAGAAAATTTTAACCTTTTAGAACAAGAAAGACTGGGTTTAAACAAACCAAATAAAATATATATCCTAGAGCCTAAAAAACCTTCTAAAACTAATAATAGTAAGGAATTTCGAAAATCAAAATTCCAGAATAATGAAAATCAAAATTCCAGAGTTTTGAAAGTCAAAAAACAAGAATTTCGAAAATCAAAATTTAATGATACTGAATTTAATGATACTGAATTTAATGATACTGATGATAATGATTTGAATGATTTGAATGATATAAATAACAATATTTCTACAACTACTAATCATTCGAATCATTCAAATTATCAAAAAAATAAATTTAATAATGATGCTTTAAAATTCCAAGTACTTGAAGAATTACCAAACCAAATCAAAGATTATTTAAGCAATTTTGAAATCAGAGAGATTCGTATTATTAAGAGTGTTTTACTTAAAGGGAAAAAGTCTTTTAATAATAAAAATAATACATATTACCGTTTAGAAGATGTTGAATTTGAAATTATTAATGTTTTAAAACGTTTTAAGGCGATGTTGCTACAAAAGAATGAAACAGTTGAAGCTATGCAAGGTTATTTAATGCAATCGATTAAATCAGAACTAGAAGAATTACATGCGTTGAACATGCGTCGCCAAAATATGCATAAATATAATATTTTTAATGAATGA